In Solibacillus isronensis, one DNA window encodes the following:
- a CDS encoding FAD-dependent oxidoreductase, which yields MSGVDYDLVIVGCGAAGTASALAAAERAKEENENLTIAILERAPFEQRGGNTRWTAAYMRMENIDKPADGLVEDMVSFSDSFMDRAYAETLRDEAGETLRWVESKGVEFDYLPTMFLTASRPRLLPIGGGRAIIDALTLRARALGVEIIYETTAWDLTLGDEGAINGIKVRMADGSSIVLKTNAVILGAGGFQGNKEMMAQYIGRDAHKIPPVSEGGLFNKGEAIRMALKIGAAGKGQFDAFHAETVDPRSKREEAGVMLFPYAILVNKQGKRFTDEGVTTIDEQYEEVARKIFYECEDHIAYMITDQKMYNIPNYEEALQTDIPAIVGETIEDIANQIGVNAENLKHTIDEFNAACPTGEFIYNRVDGLATTDLELNKSNWSIPINEGPFIAYPIICCNVFTNGGLATDLNGRVVTGDEVAIPGLYAVGETSGVYYGKYPGGTSVLRCLVFGRRAGHDAVRYIAEKEKSYQ from the coding sequence ATGAGCGGAGTGGACTATGATTTAGTCATTGTTGGTTGTGGTGCAGCAGGAACAGCGTCTGCATTAGCTGCAGCTGAACGAGCGAAGGAAGAAAATGAAAATTTAACGATTGCCATTTTAGAGCGTGCACCTTTTGAACAGCGCGGTGGAAATACACGCTGGACGGCTGCTTATATGCGTATGGAAAATATCGATAAGCCGGCAGATGGTCTTGTTGAGGATATGGTCTCATTTTCAGATTCATTCATGGATCGTGCCTATGCCGAAACATTACGTGATGAAGCAGGAGAAACATTACGTTGGGTGGAGTCGAAAGGTGTTGAATTTGACTATTTGCCGACGATGTTTTTGACAGCATCAAGACCCCGCCTGTTACCAATTGGCGGAGGACGCGCGATTATTGATGCACTCACTTTACGCGCACGTGCATTAGGGGTAGAAATCATTTATGAAACAACAGCATGGGATTTAACGCTCGGTGATGAAGGAGCGATCAATGGCATTAAAGTACGTATGGCTGACGGATCATCAATCGTTCTGAAAACAAATGCGGTCATTTTAGGTGCGGGTGGTTTCCAAGGAAATAAGGAAATGATGGCACAGTATATCGGCAGGGATGCACATAAAATTCCCCCTGTATCTGAAGGTGGCCTGTTTAACAAAGGCGAGGCAATTCGTATGGCACTAAAAATCGGGGCTGCCGGAAAAGGGCAGTTTGATGCTTTCCATGCCGAAACAGTTGACCCTCGTAGTAAACGTGAAGAAGCGGGCGTTATGTTGTTCCCGTATGCCATCCTCGTGAATAAACAGGGAAAACGCTTTACGGATGAAGGGGTTACGACTATTGATGAGCAGTATGAGGAAGTGGCACGTAAAATCTTTTACGAATGTGAAGACCATATCGCCTACATGATTACCGATCAGAAGATGTATAACATCCCAAATTATGAAGAGGCACTGCAAACTGATATCCCGGCAATCGTTGGAGAAACGATTGAAGATATCGCAAATCAAATCGGTGTGAATGCAGAAAACTTAAAGCACACAATCGATGAATTTAATGCAGCATGTCCGACAGGTGAATTTATTTATAACCGGGTCGATGGCCTTGCCACAACTGATTTGGAATTAAATAAATCGAACTGGTCCATCCCGATTAACGAAGGTCCGTTTATAGCGTATCCGATTATTTGCTGCAACGTATTTACAAATGGCGGATTAGCGACAGATTTAAATGGACGTGTCGTAACAGGTGATGAAGTAGCGATTCCGGGCCTTTATGCTGTAGGCGAAACTTCAGGTGTGTATTACGGCAAATATCCGGGCGGTACATCGGTGCTGCGCTGTTTAGTATTCGGTCGCCGTGCAGGGCATGATGCGGTGCGTTATATTGCGGAAAAGGAAAAGTCTTATCAATAG
- a CDS encoding SDR family NAD(P)-dependent oxidoreductase, producing the protein MELLGKVALVTGGGRGIGKESALLLASKGAKVAVCARNEQECAEVQQLIETKYNVPSIGIKCDVSDYAQVQEAVAVVSKELGPIDILINNAGAMALKPFTETTPDEWIKMHDINVHGPYYFCFETVPSMIERRTGAIINISSIWGTKGGPNRSAYISSKHAVIGFSKALGEELKPYGIRVNAVCPGPVDTQMTNDLGANLNKDGWLDAIDIANVIVDLVLPKSRAITATSVEAFGFGAPVGLAK; encoded by the coding sequence ATGGAATTACTAGGTAAAGTAGCCCTTGTGACAGGCGGAGGACGGGGCATCGGCAAAGAATCCGCCTTATTATTAGCTTCAAAAGGTGCGAAAGTTGCTGTTTGCGCGCGTAATGAACAAGAGTGTGCAGAAGTGCAGCAGCTGATCGAAACAAAATATAATGTCCCTTCAATCGGAATTAAATGTGATGTTTCTGATTATGCACAAGTCCAGGAAGCTGTGGCTGTTGTCTCAAAGGAGCTTGGACCGATCGATATATTGATCAATAATGCAGGGGCGATGGCATTGAAGCCATTTACGGAAACAACTCCCGATGAATGGATTAAAATGCACGACATAAATGTCCATGGACCGTACTACTTCTGCTTTGAAACGGTTCCGTCGATGATTGAAAGACGTACAGGAGCGATTATCAATATTTCTTCGATCTGGGGAACGAAAGGCGGCCCAAACCGCAGTGCCTATATTTCTTCCAAACATGCGGTAATCGGGTTTTCAAAAGCATTGGGTGAAGAATTAAAACCATACGGGATACGCGTGAACGCTGTTTGCCCGGGGCCGGTTGATACACAAATGACGAATGATCTTGGAGCGAACTTGAATAAAGACGGCTGGTTGGATGCCATTGATATTGCCAATGTCATCGTCGACCTTGTACTCCCAAAAAGCAGAGCGATTACTGCCACTTCAGTAGAAGCTTTCGGATTCGGTGCACCAGTAGGTTTAGCTAAATAA
- a CDS encoding GlcG/HbpS family heme-binding protein has protein sequence MTELTYSFRQNTVTLDLAKKMLEKAEEKGKELGMKFAISIVDKAGNLKAFSAMDGAPVLALEISQNKAFSAAAYNRATHEWYDRLKDDPPLMEGLVHTNRLVIFGGGYPIQLDGECIGGIGVSGGHYTHDMQVCEAALELLAETVKEA, from the coding sequence ATGACAGAATTAACATATTCATTCCGACAAAACACAGTTACTTTAGATTTAGCAAAGAAGATGTTAGAAAAGGCAGAGGAAAAAGGGAAAGAGCTAGGCATGAAGTTCGCGATTTCAATCGTTGATAAAGCCGGGAATTTAAAAGCATTTTCAGCTATGGACGGCGCACCGGTATTGGCGCTGGAAATCTCACAAAATAAAGCATTTTCAGCGGCAGCGTATAATCGTGCTACACATGAATGGTACGACCGTTTAAAAGATGATCCGCCACTAATGGAAGGTCTTGTTCATACGAATCGCCTCGTTATTTTCGGAGGGGGTTATCCAATTCAATTAGATGGTGAATGCATCGGAGGAATCGGTGTAAGCGGCGGTCACTATACACATGATATGCAAGTTTGCGAAGCCGCTCTTGAACTGTTGGCCGAAACAGTTAAGGAGGCGTAG
- a CDS encoding FAD-dependent oxidoreductase produces the protein MGRDHLIIVGAGMAGLCAAVEASAAGAKVIVLEKQAEIGGSSLLSGCFMAFAETDFQKKLGIEDTTESLMEDFLAVGHYKNKRILIEAYGKHQLATYNWLVEQGVQFQTCQAVSGHSNPRGHTIIPSQAISQLRANAEANGVVIKTNAPVVRLLKDNGQVVGVVYEENGEQVELTTDYGVLLTAGGFSQSEELLAQFAPQLANTVRLGGAGNKGDGIKLAASAGAWLEDFTYLKGTYGFHPTSTNSKKRQAHTFYKGGIIVNELGKRFVNESISYKLLGDAALQQPNCRSYQVWDETVMDKSVANDALYDFDLLYREGLIESFDTIEQLAEKVGLPVEALKLTISSYNSDVKKGQDTAFGRTSLTHKFGTPSAIETAPFYVMETATAMLATYAGVQVDEQTHVLDPFGEPIKGLFAAGEMVGGFHGAGYMTGSSLGKAAIFGRIAARTAIQANKQEVLK, from the coding sequence ATGGGCCGTGACCATCTTATAATCGTTGGTGCGGGTATGGCAGGACTTTGCGCGGCAGTGGAGGCTTCTGCTGCTGGTGCAAAGGTTATTGTCCTGGAAAAACAAGCTGAAATTGGCGGCAGTTCTTTATTAAGCGGCTGTTTTATGGCCTTTGCCGAGACGGATTTTCAGAAGAAGCTCGGAATTGAAGATACGACAGAAAGCTTAATGGAGGATTTTCTCGCTGTAGGTCATTATAAAAACAAACGTATACTCATTGAGGCGTACGGTAAACATCAGCTTGCTACATACAACTGGCTTGTCGAACAGGGAGTCCAATTCCAGACATGCCAAGCTGTAAGCGGACATTCCAACCCGCGCGGACATACAATCATTCCTAGCCAGGCGATTAGCCAATTACGTGCAAATGCTGAAGCAAACGGCGTAGTGATAAAAACGAATGCACCCGTTGTACGATTACTAAAAGACAATGGGCAAGTTGTTGGTGTTGTATACGAAGAGAACGGTGAGCAGGTCGAACTTACTACGGATTACGGTGTCCTGTTAACAGCGGGCGGCTTTTCTCAAAGTGAAGAGCTGCTGGCACAGTTTGCTCCGCAGTTAGCGAACACTGTACGTCTCGGTGGTGCCGGTAATAAAGGTGACGGGATTAAACTTGCTGCTTCGGCAGGTGCATGGCTGGAAGACTTTACTTATTTGAAGGGCACATACGGCTTTCATCCAACATCGACAAATTCTAAAAAGCGGCAGGCCCATACGTTTTATAAAGGCGGCATCATTGTTAATGAACTAGGAAAGCGTTTCGTGAATGAATCGATTTCATATAAGCTGCTTGGTGATGCAGCATTACAACAACCGAATTGCCGGAGCTATCAAGTATGGGATGAGACGGTCATGGACAAAAGTGTCGCAAATGATGCACTTTATGATTTTGACTTACTTTACAGAGAAGGTTTAATTGAAAGTTTTGACACAATTGAACAATTAGCAGAGAAAGTAGGCTTGCCGGTAGAAGCACTAAAGCTAACGATTTCTAGTTATAATTCAGATGTAAAAAAAGGGCAGGATACAGCATTTGGCCGCACATCGCTCACACATAAATTCGGTACACCATCGGCAATCGAAACAGCTCCGTTTTATGTAATGGAAACAGCAACAGCGATGCTTGCTACGTATGCAGGTGTTCAAGTCGATGAACAGACGCATGTACTCGATCCATTCGGTGAGCCGATCAAAGGTTTATTTGCTGCAGGCGAAATGGTTGGAGGTTTCCACGGAGCGGGTTATATGACGGGAAGCTCGTTAGGAAAAGCTGCAATATTTGGTCGCATAGCTGCAAGAACAGCAATACAAGCAAACAAGCAGGAGGTACTTAAATGA
- a CDS encoding aspartate/glutamate racemase family protein — MKIWHQSLTSIEDIPEYRDAVIQHILKIARPDVDVVLHGMTNDTYPENYPGHYITYNYLQSLHKEQFIRNALIAEKAGYDAVFIGTIPDVGLIEARALVDIPVIGYGQASMHMASMLGSKIGIVNFLAPLADQLRFNAQQYGLAQKLGPIVQADIGFYDIMEGYKNPQPIIDKFIAAAEIAIAQGADVIIPGEGPMNIFLATHHIHHVGNVPIIDSFGTGIKMCESLVDLQKVSGMTMTRVGYYNEKPPTEIVEKLRGYYNLKQTAADMDFGLSVRATASV, encoded by the coding sequence ATGAAAATTTGGCACCAAAGCTTAACATCAATTGAAGATATTCCGGAATATCGCGATGCGGTCATTCAGCATATTTTAAAAATTGCGCGTCCAGATGTAGATGTCGTCCTTCACGGCATGACGAATGATACGTACCCTGAAAATTACCCCGGTCACTATATTACTTATAACTATTTGCAAAGCTTGCATAAGGAGCAGTTCATCCGCAATGCATTGATCGCGGAAAAAGCGGGCTATGATGCGGTGTTCATCGGAACGATTCCGGATGTCGGCTTAATTGAGGCCCGTGCACTTGTTGATATCCCGGTTATTGGTTACGGGCAAGCTTCGATGCATATGGCGTCAATGCTTGGATCAAAAATCGGAATCGTTAATTTCCTGGCGCCGTTAGCCGATCAGCTGCGTTTCAATGCTCAGCAATACGGGCTGGCGCAAAAGCTTGGACCGATCGTACAGGCGGATATCGGCTTTTACGATATTATGGAGGGCTATAAAAACCCTCAGCCAATCATCGATAAATTTATTGCAGCTGCTGAAATAGCAATAGCGCAAGGTGCCGATGTCATTATTCCGGGAGAAGGGCCAATGAATATCTTCCTGGCAACCCACCATATTCACCATGTCGGCAATGTACCGATTATCGATTCATTTGGCACAGGAATTAAAATGTGTGAATCACTTGTCGATCTGCAGAAGGTAAGCGGAATGACGATGACACGTGTCGGTTATTACAACGAAAAACCACCAACAGAGATTGTGGAAAAGTTAAGAGGTTATTATAACTTGAAACAAACAGCAGCCGATATGGATTTCGGGCTATCCGTTCGCGCTACGGCGTCTGTATAA
- a CDS encoding response regulator transcription factor, producing MKILIVERDFEEIAGIEWYLKNYFMRDIEVIGVIDGSNIIETFEETRPEVLLIEMEIVSPSIEQFLQQQAIPVIGITAEPIFQQAMKTIRLKAIDLFVKPVPLEQLKSALLKIPSTKPAANSSSTIPVETQLYSDLYLNKPGNFPLDGKSFFLIECADYEHNLMLYEWLIELPIFHNFIALPLQNRVICIVEIDVFTNLFRQLRIMSQEWEKFSGESLNIAVYDGNETTLLTMYQACKKTLAQRFYKGYSHIFKSSQTLHVTRLDPLLTPEEQQLWITSLENGDLKAIKTFLYTLTKGSTYYHQDDVRIHLTSILAQIRRFMMKYHLQQQAKMEQQYRALFHFILEHPILYAIVQEFILFTQRLIDVRKNLQQQQIADYTELAVEIIERDYNNAELTLQHTANKLNISTNYLSNVFSKKRGIPFRKYLQQYRVQQAEKLLIETSLGIGTIAEMVGFTDGNYFTKVFREYYQLTPYRYRLQVRKTAGNTV from the coding sequence TTGAAAATCTTAATTGTTGAGCGGGATTTTGAAGAAATTGCAGGAATTGAGTGGTATTTAAAAAATTATTTTATGCGGGATATTGAAGTCATTGGCGTAATAGATGGCAGTAACATAATTGAAACTTTTGAAGAAACACGACCGGAAGTTCTTCTTATAGAAATGGAGATTGTTTCTCCTTCTATAGAGCAGTTTTTACAACAACAGGCGATTCCCGTTATCGGTATTACAGCAGAACCTATTTTTCAGCAGGCAATGAAAACAATTCGCTTAAAGGCAATCGATCTTTTTGTGAAGCCCGTACCATTAGAGCAATTAAAGTCTGCTCTACTGAAAATCCCTTCGACTAAGCCGGCAGCAAATTCAAGCAGTACGATTCCAGTAGAGACGCAACTATATTCGGATTTGTATTTAAATAAACCTGGAAATTTCCCATTAGATGGAAAGTCCTTCTTTTTAATTGAGTGTGCAGATTACGAGCATAATTTAATGCTGTATGAGTGGCTCATTGAACTGCCTATTTTCCATAATTTCATTGCCCTTCCGCTGCAAAACCGGGTGATTTGTATTGTTGAAATCGATGTTTTTACCAATCTATTCAGACAGCTTAGAATCATGAGCCAGGAATGGGAGAAATTCAGTGGGGAATCGCTGAATATCGCTGTTTACGATGGTAATGAGACAACACTGCTGACAATGTATCAAGCCTGTAAAAAAACATTGGCACAGCGGTTTTATAAAGGATATTCCCATATTTTTAAAAGCTCGCAAACACTTCATGTGACGAGGCTTGATCCGCTATTAACCCCTGAGGAACAGCAGCTTTGGATTACAAGTCTTGAAAATGGTGATTTAAAAGCAATTAAGACTTTTTTATATACGCTGACAAAAGGTTCTACCTATTACCACCAGGATGATGTGCGCATTCATTTGACGAGTATTTTAGCGCAAATCCGCCGTTTTATGATGAAATATCATCTGCAGCAGCAAGCGAAAATGGAACAGCAATACCGCGCACTGTTCCATTTTATTTTAGAGCATCCGATTTTATATGCGATTGTACAAGAGTTTATTTTATTTACACAGCGGTTGATCGATGTGAGAAAAAATTTGCAGCAACAGCAAATTGCCGATTATACGGAGTTGGCTGTTGAAATAATTGAACGTGACTATAATAATGCTGAGCTGACATTACAGCATACGGCGAATAAATTAAATATAAGCACAAATTATTTGAGCAATGTATTTTCAAAGAAACGCGGCATTCCGTTCCGGAAATATTTGCAGCAGTATCGCGTACAGCAAGCCGAAAAGTTATTAATAGAAACGAGTTTGGGCATCGGGACAATCGCGGAAATGGTCGGCTTCACGGACGGCAATTACTTCACTAAGGTATTTAGGGAATACTATCAGTTAACCCCTTACCGCTACCGATTGCAGGTGAGGAAAACAGCCGGAAATACTGTTTAG
- a CDS encoding YjiH family protein — protein MTKYQEEHELPKVGQFEVSIFIKMVFCSLIGIISFFITFEWNGKTSILIDHIVSACTTFAPTLVNGYVLILLVLGAFYPFVTKKWKTSKVNIVLSIFKLGGLVAGVMLIFGFGPAWLFNPDIGPFLLEKLIKPVGLVIPIGSVFLALLVCYGLLEFIGVLMQPVMKPIFKTPGRSAVDAVASFVGSYSVGLILTNRVYKEGKYTARESAIIATGFSTVSATFMVVVAKTLDLMEYWNLFFWVTLVVTFVVTAITARIYPLNKIKDDYYEGSTPQPEKIVKTDRLKVAWAEAVEATKTNPSLPRNLYIHLKDGFIMAMGVIPSILSIGLLGMVLAIYTPLFDWLAYIFAPFTYLLQIPDPMLTAKALSLSIAEMFLPAMIVTEAVLVTKFIVAVISVSAILFFSAVIPVILSTDIPLSIRQMIIIWFERVVLTLIFVTPIAFILF, from the coding sequence ATGACAAAGTACCAGGAGGAACACGAACTGCCGAAAGTTGGACAGTTTGAAGTGAGCATTTTCATTAAAATGGTGTTTTGCAGTTTAATCGGGATTATTAGTTTTTTTATTACATTTGAATGGAATGGAAAAACATCGATTTTAATCGACCATATCGTAAGTGCATGCACGACATTCGCACCAACGTTAGTAAACGGGTATGTGTTGATTCTTTTAGTACTTGGAGCATTTTATCCGTTTGTCACGAAAAAGTGGAAAACCTCAAAAGTAAACATAGTGTTATCAATTTTTAAATTGGGGGGACTTGTTGCAGGGGTAATGCTTATTTTTGGATTTGGTCCTGCATGGTTGTTTAATCCGGATATCGGTCCATTTTTATTAGAAAAACTTATTAAGCCAGTAGGACTCGTCATTCCGATTGGATCAGTTTTCTTAGCATTGCTTGTTTGCTATGGCTTACTTGAATTTATAGGGGTGCTCATGCAGCCGGTAATGAAGCCTATTTTCAAAACACCGGGCCGTTCAGCAGTCGATGCGGTAGCTTCATTTGTTGGCAGCTATTCGGTCGGCTTAATATTGACGAACCGTGTTTATAAAGAAGGAAAATATACAGCGAGAGAATCAGCCATTATTGCGACAGGCTTCTCTACAGTGTCAGCTACTTTTATGGTAGTCGTTGCGAAAACACTGGATTTAATGGAATACTGGAACTTATTTTTCTGGGTGACATTAGTTGTGACATTCGTCGTTACAGCAATTACAGCCCGAATTTATCCATTAAACAAAATTAAGGATGATTATTATGAAGGCTCAACTCCACAGCCTGAAAAGATTGTAAAAACTGATCGTTTAAAAGTAGCATGGGCAGAAGCGGTAGAAGCAACAAAGACAAACCCATCTTTGCCTAGAAATTTATATATTCATTTAAAAGACGGATTTATTATGGCGATGGGGGTCATACCTTCCATTTTATCTATTGGACTATTAGGAATGGTATTGGCAATTTATACGCCGCTATTTGACTGGTTGGCATATATTTTTGCGCCATTTACTTATTTACTGCAAATTCCGGATCCGATGCTGACAGCTAAAGCGTTGTCATTATCGATTGCGGAAATGTTTTTACCGGCAATGATTGTAACAGAGGCAGTTCTTGTAACGAAGTTTATTGTAGCCGTCATTTCGGTTTCAGCTATTTTATTCTTCTCAGCTGTTATTCCGGTTATTTTATCGACAGACATCCCGTTATCAATTCGCCAAATGATCATTATCTGGTTTGAGCGAGTTGTTTTAACACTCATTTTCGTTACACCAATAGCGTTTATCTTGTTCTAA
- the hutU gene encoding urocanate hydratase, whose amino-acid sequence MVYKTNIRAPRGSELSCKGWTQEAAMRMLMNNLDPEVAENPDELVVYGGIGKAARDWESYEKLIATLKELENDETMIVQSGKPVAVFRTHENAPRVLIANSNLVPGWANWDHFYELEERNLMMYGQMTAGSWIYIGAQGILQGTYLSFVEAGKKKFGTADLRGKWILTGGMGGMSGAQPLAGKMAGAVILVVEVDRARIERKINEGYCDYLVETVDEAIGLVNKLTAAKEPASIGLVGNCADINRELLNRGMIPDFVTDQTSAHDPINGYIPNGMTLEEALQLRKTDVKTYERRAKETMAEHVRTMLEFQQAGAETFDYGNNIRAYAKEMGVENAFDFPGFVPAYIRPLFCEGKGPFRWAALSGDPEDIYKTDALAKEMFAEDTALVNWIDMAQKMVKWQGLPARICWLGYGDRHRFALRVNEMVANGELKAPIVFGRDHLDSGSVASPNRETEGMQDGSDAVSDWPLLNALVNTAGGASWVSIHHGGGVGMGYSQHAGQVLVADGTKLAAEKINRVLISDPGMGVVRHADAGYDIAVRTAKEKGINMPMLKG is encoded by the coding sequence ATGGTATATAAAACAAACATCCGTGCACCACGTGGTTCAGAGCTTTCATGTAAAGGGTGGACACAGGAAGCGGCAATGCGCATGCTGATGAACAACCTGGATCCGGAAGTAGCGGAAAATCCGGATGAGCTGGTCGTATATGGCGGTATCGGGAAAGCGGCACGTGACTGGGAAAGCTACGAAAAGCTTATTGCGACATTAAAGGAACTGGAAAATGATGAAACGATGATTGTACAGTCCGGAAAACCGGTCGCAGTATTCAGAACGCATGAAAATGCACCGCGCGTCCTGATCGCCAACTCGAATCTAGTGCCTGGCTGGGCAAATTGGGACCATTTCTATGAACTGGAAGAACGCAATTTAATGATGTACGGGCAAATGACGGCAGGCTCATGGATCTATATCGGGGCACAAGGAATTCTCCAAGGAACGTATTTAAGTTTTGTGGAAGCCGGGAAAAAGAAGTTTGGAACAGCGGATCTTCGTGGTAAGTGGATATTAACTGGTGGTATGGGCGGCATGAGTGGTGCCCAGCCATTAGCCGGTAAAATGGCGGGAGCGGTCATTTTAGTTGTTGAAGTGGACCGTGCACGAATCGAACGCAAAATAAATGAAGGCTACTGTGATTATCTTGTTGAAACAGTAGATGAGGCGATAGGGCTTGTAAATAAGTTAACGGCTGCTAAAGAACCTGCGTCTATTGGTTTAGTAGGAAACTGTGCGGACATTAACCGTGAGCTGTTGAATCGCGGCATGATTCCGGATTTCGTTACAGACCAGACATCTGCCCACGACCCGATTAACGGCTATATTCCAAACGGGATGACGTTGGAGGAAGCGCTTCAATTGCGCAAAACAGATGTGAAAACATATGAGCGCCGTGCAAAGGAAACGATGGCTGAGCATGTACGAACAATGCTTGAATTCCAGCAGGCAGGTGCGGAAACATTTGACTACGGAAACAATATCCGTGCCTATGCAAAGGAAATGGGTGTGGAAAATGCTTTTGATTTCCCTGGTTTTGTACCTGCCTATATCCGCCCGCTATTCTGTGAAGGAAAAGGACCATTCCGCTGGGCAGCACTGTCAGGAGACCCTGAGGATATTTACAAAACGGACGCTTTGGCAAAAGAAATGTTTGCTGAAGACACAGCATTAGTAAACTGGATTGATATGGCACAGAAAATGGTGAAATGGCAAGGCTTACCTGCCCGTATTTGCTGGCTGGGGTATGGTGACCGCCACCGCTTTGCACTGCGCGTGAACGAGATGGTCGCAAATGGTGAACTGAAAGCGCCGATTGTATTCGGCCGTGACCATTTGGACTCCGGATCAGTCGCTTCACCAAACCGTGAAACAGAAGGGATGCAGGACGGATCAGATGCTGTATCAGACTGGCCGTTATTGAATGCGCTCGTCAATACAGCAGGCGGTGCGAGCTGGGTGAGCATTCATCATGGTGGCGGTGTAGGAATGGGGTATTCCCAACATGCCGGCCAAGTACTTGTTGCTGACGGCACAAAGCTCGCAGCAGAAAAGATCAATCGCGTGCTTATTTCAGACCCGGGTATGGGGGTTGTACGCCATGCAGATGCAGGCTATGACATTGCAGTTCGCACAGCAAAAGAAAAAGGTATCAATATGCCGATGCTAAAAGGATGA
- the hutI gene encoding imidazolonepropionase, producing MESDVKLPRRREQMSELGLKKEVSVLIEGDRIAMIAPLDEIKQEYPHLVSDAEVIDARGKIVMPGLVDCHTHLVHGGTREHELNMRLAGRSYMDIMNAGGGIHYTTTKTREASFDDLYSKTVQHLNEFLRHGVTTVEAKSGYGLDLENEIKQLYVVKKLQEEHVVDIVSTFMGAHAVPKEFKGNEDEFVKIIIEQMIPKVAELELAEFNDVFCEKGVFTPAQSRLILEAGKAYGLTPKIHADEIEPYEGAELAAEVGAISAEHLLVASDEGIAAMAKAGTIAVLLPGTAFFLRAPYARGRLMVDSGVPVAISTDFNPGSSPTISLPFIQNLACMNMGMTMEEVLCATTINAAHAIKRADQVGTLEKGKQADVLILDVPNYKQLQYFYGMNHTDTVIKAGNVVVKGGSLL from the coding sequence ATGGAAAGTGATGTTAAATTACCTCGCCGTCGTGAGCAGATGAGCGAGCTCGGCCTGAAAAAAGAGGTAAGCGTATTAATTGAAGGAGACCGCATTGCAATGATTGCGCCTCTTGATGAAATAAAACAGGAATATCCGCATCTAGTAAGCGATGCCGAGGTAATTGATGCACGAGGGAAGATTGTCATGCCGGGCCTTGTGGACTGCCATACACATTTAGTGCATGGGGGAACGCGTGAACATGAGCTGAATATGCGCCTTGCCGGAAGGTCCTACATGGATATTATGAATGCTGGTGGCGGGATTCACTATACGACGACAAAAACACGTGAAGCGAGTTTTGATGATTTATACAGCAAAACCGTTCAGCACTTAAACGAGTTTTTGCGTCACGGCGTTACGACGGTTGAAGCAAAATCAGGCTATGGCCTTGATCTTGAAAACGAAATCAAACAGCTTTATGTTGTGAAGAAACTGCAGGAAGAGCATGTTGTCGATATTGTCTCGACTTTTATGGGTGCACATGCTGTTCCGAAAGAATTTAAGGGCAATGAAGATGAATTCGTAAAAATTATCATAGAGCAGATGATTCCTAAAGTGGCTGAGCTGGAGCTTGCGGAGTTCAATGATGTCTTTTGTGAAAAAGGAGTGTTCACACCAGCGCAATCCCGTTTGATTTTGGAAGCGGGGAAAGCATACGGGCTGACACCGAAAATTCATGCAGATGAAATCGAGCCATATGAAGGTGCAGAACTTGCTGCAGAAGTCGGGGCTATTTCCGCAGAGCATTTACTCGTTGCTTCAGATGAAGGGATTGCTGCAATGGCGAAGGCCGGTACGATTGCTGTGCTCTTGCCGGGAACTGCATTCTTTTTACGTGCACCATATGCAAGAGGCCGCCTAATGGTCGATAGTGGCGTACCTGTAGCCATTTCAACGGACTTTAATCCGGGTTCGTCGCCAACGATCAGCTTGCCGTTCATTCAAAACTTGGCGTGCATGAACATGGGAATGACGATGGAAGAAGTACTTTGTGCAACAACGATCAATGCTGCCCATGCGATAAAACGTGCAGATCAAGTCGGTACGCTCGAAAAAGGAAAACAGGCAGATGTACTGATTCTAGACGTTCCGAATTATAAGCAGCTTCAATATTTCTACGGGATGAATCATACCGATACTGTAATTAAAGCAGGAAACGTCGTTGTGAAAGGTGGCAGCTTACTGTGA